One Nocardia iowensis DNA window includes the following coding sequences:
- a CDS encoding methyltransferase domain-containing protein — translation MNAPARDLLRITRFRHLTPPDLLRPRLPNVFFDPIDTEVGIWATVDLIEPGCTVLDLGSGSGAAALAVARAGAGRVHGVDIAEDSVRWATDHYTAATDGARVSFSVADYSALTTPQLHACCPFETAPSVVTSNPPYVPLATAEKRVSIDGGPDGLRLVRHVVRHAGTFDSDLAITIGSYTTPRAAIALLCASGYRIAGITLGALPLGDHTVQNLQRVTELAASGEGPLLDVHGVTHYLVMGLSCRRIRGSAEPGPTAEDVLALLHLACTSTTTRLEALDNASLAGMVPLRVVTLSDTIGRHHH, via the coding sequence GTGAACGCGCCCGCCCGCGACCTGCTCCGGATCACCCGGTTCCGTCACCTCACGCCACCGGACCTGCTCCGACCGCGCCTGCCCAATGTCTTCTTCGACCCGATCGACACCGAGGTCGGGATCTGGGCCACCGTCGACCTCATCGAACCCGGTTGCACGGTGCTCGACCTCGGATCGGGTAGCGGCGCAGCGGCGCTCGCGGTCGCGCGCGCCGGAGCAGGTCGGGTGCACGGCGTGGACATCGCCGAAGACAGTGTCCGCTGGGCCACCGATCATTACACGGCGGCGACGGACGGCGCGCGGGTCAGCTTCTCGGTCGCCGACTACAGCGCGCTGACCACGCCACAACTGCATGCCTGTTGCCCGTTCGAAACGGCACCCAGCGTCGTGACCAGCAACCCGCCCTACGTTCCGCTCGCAACAGCCGAAAAGCGGGTCTCCATCGACGGCGGACCCGACGGGCTGCGCCTCGTTCGGCACGTCGTTCGGCACGCCGGAACCTTCGACTCGGACCTGGCCATCACGATCGGCAGCTACACCACGCCACGCGCGGCGATCGCGCTGCTGTGCGCGTCCGGTTATCGAATCGCCGGTATCACGCTCGGCGCGCTGCCACTCGGCGACCACACAGTGCAGAATCTGCAGCGAGTCACCGAGTTGGCGGCCAGCGGGGAAGGGCCGCTGCTCGACGTGCACGGAGTTACGCACTATCTCGTTATGGGCTTGTCGTGCCGACGGATCCGGGGTTCGGCGGAGCCGGGGCCCACCGCTGAGGACGTGCTGGCTCTGCTCCACCTCGCGTGCACGTCGACAACGACGCGACTGGAAGCACTCGACAACGCTTCCCTTGCGGGCATGGTTCCGTTGCGCGTGGTGACGCTGAGCGACACGATCGGCCGCCATCACCATTAA
- a CDS encoding carboxylate-amine ligase encodes MSELLTIGVEEEFFVIDPRNRRPVNDITALLESAHGISDGSDSYSAELRTCMVESKTGVCRTLTEVRDQVGRLRSGLARAAAETGTRIAAAGTFPLADWRHQDFDTQPRTKFIVDRYARMARTHVMCACQVHVGVADPDTRIQVMNRVRPWLPLLSALSASSPFWMGEDTGYASYRSTVWQSWPMGGIPPTFGSDKEYRERMRTLVATDIIADIGQIYWDVRPGTNYDTVEFRPADACTTVDDTVLQAALCRALVLHALGELDRGAQALDVRDEVLRAAKWRAARYGLAADLLDPLAAELVPAGALIDRMLRMLRPALEDVGDWDEVIHLIDRKKVDGTSAERQRAIVTGGGTVEDVADLLVRQTVSHQQGGVRVDE; translated from the coding sequence ATGTCAGAGCTGCTGACGATCGGGGTCGAGGAGGAATTCTTCGTCATCGATCCGCGGAACCGACGCCCGGTGAACGACATCACCGCGTTGTTGGAGTCCGCCCATGGGATCTCGGATGGCTCGGACAGCTACAGCGCCGAGTTGCGCACCTGCATGGTCGAGAGCAAGACCGGTGTGTGCCGAACCCTCACGGAGGTACGCGACCAGGTCGGGCGCCTGCGGTCGGGATTGGCCCGCGCCGCGGCGGAGACCGGCACTCGCATCGCGGCCGCCGGTACTTTCCCGCTGGCCGACTGGCGACATCAGGATTTCGACACCCAGCCGCGGACCAAGTTCATCGTCGATCGCTATGCGCGAATGGCCCGAACACACGTGATGTGTGCCTGCCAGGTGCATGTGGGTGTGGCCGACCCGGACACCAGGATCCAGGTGATGAACCGGGTCCGGCCGTGGCTGCCGCTGCTCAGCGCGTTGTCGGCCAGCTCTCCGTTCTGGATGGGGGAGGACACCGGATATGCCAGCTATCGGAGCACGGTGTGGCAGAGCTGGCCGATGGGGGGCATACCGCCGACGTTCGGCTCGGATAAGGAGTACCGCGAGCGGATGCGGACTCTTGTCGCTACCGACATCATCGCCGACATCGGGCAGATCTATTGGGACGTCCGTCCAGGTACGAACTACGACACCGTCGAGTTCCGGCCTGCCGATGCCTGCACCACCGTCGACGACACCGTCCTACAGGCCGCTCTCTGCCGCGCGTTGGTGTTGCACGCCCTGGGCGAACTCGATCGCGGCGCCCAGGCGCTCGACGTCCGCGACGAGGTGCTGCGTGCGGCCAAATGGCGTGCGGCCCGGTATGGCCTCGCGGCCGATCTACTCGACCCCCTCGCGGCCGAGCTGGTGCCTGCTGGTGCGCTGATCGACCGGATGCTGCGCATGCTGCGACCGGCGCTGGAGGACGTCGGCGACTGGGACGAAGTGATTCACCTCATCGACCGCAAGAAGGTCGATGGCACCTCGGCGGAGCGTCAACGAGCGATCGTCACCGGCGGCGGCACGGTCGAAGACGTCGCCGATTTGCTTGTCCGGCAGACGGTTTCACATCAACAAGGGGGCGTGCGGGTCGATGAGTAG
- a CDS encoding iron-containing redox enzyme family protein: protein MAVSTSESSSNAARRWEPRLPRPRGPITEMLLKTLVGGPGNLSDVAIPTGNPLSDDDLHLALYLCYELHYRGFAGVDPRWEWHPGLLALRGQLEAPFEAALRERFLDDTCRGNPDVRAALTEIADRPGPSLSRYLRDNATAEQFREAMVLRSAYRLKEADPHSFAIPRLENKAKAALVEIEYDEFGSGRPDRIHAVLYRTSMAAIGLDARYGAYLDAIPGIALATVNLMSLFGLHRRLRGAAVGHLTIAEMTSALANKKQGDGLRRLGFDIDVTGFFDEHVLADSVHELIALNDMAGGLAAQEPDLTEDILFGASAATGLDNILAQYVLDRWASGQSALTTVK from the coding sequence ATGGCTGTCTCGACATCCGAGTCCTCGTCCAATGCCGCGCGGCGCTGGGAGCCGAGGCTGCCGCGTCCGCGTGGTCCCATCACCGAGATGCTGCTGAAAACCCTTGTGGGCGGCCCGGGGAACCTCAGCGATGTCGCGATCCCCACGGGAAACCCGCTATCGGACGATGATCTGCACCTTGCTCTCTATCTCTGCTACGAACTCCATTACCGGGGTTTCGCCGGGGTCGACCCGCGTTGGGAGTGGCATCCGGGGTTGCTCGCGCTGCGTGGGCAGCTTGAGGCGCCGTTCGAGGCCGCACTTCGCGAGCGGTTCCTCGATGACACGTGCCGCGGCAATCCTGATGTGCGTGCGGCGCTCACCGAAATCGCCGACCGCCCTGGGCCGTCGCTTTCCCGATATCTGCGAGACAACGCAACCGCCGAGCAGTTCCGCGAGGCGATGGTGCTGCGCTCGGCCTACCGGCTGAAAGAGGCCGACCCACACTCCTTCGCGATCCCGCGGCTCGAGAACAAGGCCAAGGCCGCACTGGTGGAGATCGAATACGACGAGTTCGGATCCGGCCGACCGGACCGCATCCACGCGGTCCTGTACCGGACGAGCATGGCCGCCATCGGCCTGGACGCGCGTTACGGCGCCTACCTCGACGCGATCCCCGGCATAGCGCTGGCCACAGTCAACCTCATGTCGCTGTTCGGGCTGCACCGTCGCCTGCGCGGAGCGGCCGTCGGGCACCTGACCATCGCCGAGATGACGTCGGCGTTGGCGAACAAAAAGCAGGGCGACGGCCTCCGCCGGCTCGGGTTCGACATCGACGTCACCGGCTTCTTCGACGAGCACGTGCTCGCCGACTCGGTCCACGAACTGATCGCGCTGAACGACATGGCGGGTGGCCTCGCGGCGCAAGAACCCGACCTCACCGAAGACATCCTGTTCGGAGCTTCCGCAGCCACCGGATTGGACAACATCCTGGCCCAGTACGTCCTCGATCGCTGGGCGTCCGGCCAGTCCGCACTTACCACGGTGAAGTAG
- a CDS encoding ornithine carbamoyltransferase — protein sequence MRAMRGAPEVGVETGLLSLRDLDEAELQRLVERSVELHEDARAHDRPLADTAIGVLFTKTSTRTRTAFSVGAHRLGAAVMAYGPGDLQLNTGESLKDTARILGSMLDAVVARTAGPLHDLREFSRHGRIPVVNAMATEEHPTQGVCDLATMRLHLGTLRGVKVLYIGEGNNSATALMHGLAKVPASLLTLATPDGYGVPPEDLAAARAAGATVVTTASMDELPADVDIVYTTRWQTTGTAKSDPDWREAFRAFHIDEALLSRWPSALFMHDLPACRGDEVSGAVLDGPRSIAWSQAAMKLSSAMAILEQCVAPSRAAARVPAQQGAR from the coding sequence ATGAGAGCCATGAGAGGCGCGCCGGAGGTCGGCGTCGAGACCGGGCTGCTGTCACTGCGCGACCTCGACGAAGCCGAGTTGCAGCGGCTCGTCGAGCGGTCCGTCGAGCTGCACGAAGACGCCCGTGCGCATGATCGCCCGTTGGCGGACACCGCGATCGGGGTGTTGTTCACCAAGACGTCCACTCGGACGCGGACGGCGTTCTCCGTGGGAGCGCACCGGCTGGGCGCCGCGGTCATGGCATACGGCCCCGGCGATCTCCAACTGAACACCGGTGAGTCGCTGAAGGATACGGCACGCATCCTCGGATCCATGTTGGACGCCGTGGTGGCCAGAACTGCCGGGCCCTTGCACGACCTACGCGAGTTCTCGCGGCACGGCCGGATTCCGGTGGTGAATGCGATGGCGACCGAGGAACATCCGACCCAGGGAGTATGCGATCTGGCCACGATGCGACTACACCTCGGCACGCTGCGCGGTGTGAAAGTCCTCTACATCGGTGAGGGGAACAACTCGGCGACGGCGCTGATGCACGGTTTGGCGAAGGTGCCGGCGAGCCTCCTGACCCTCGCGACGCCGGACGGTTACGGCGTTCCTCCCGAGGATCTGGCCGCGGCGCGCGCCGCTGGTGCCACCGTGGTCACGACCGCTTCGATGGACGAACTGCCCGCCGACGTCGACATCGTCTACACCACGCGCTGGCAAACGACCGGCACGGCCAAAAGCGACCCGGACTGGCGAGAAGCGTTCCGCGCCTTTCACATCGACGAAGCCCTGCTTTCCCGATGGCCGTCGGCATTGTTCATGCACGACCTGCCGGCCTGCCGCGGTGACGAGGTGTCCGGCGCGGTGCTGGACGGACCGCGATCGATCGCCTGGAGCCAGGCCGCCATGAAACTCAGCAGCGCGATGGCCATCTTGGAACAGTGCGTGGCACCCAGTCGGGCCGCCGCCCGCGTCCCGGCGCAGCAGGGCGCCCGGTGA
- a CDS encoding CDGSH iron-sulfur domain-containing protein, which yields MSSDDTPVIITAYQDGPLLVRGPFRLVDGDDQEIAVPRKTVALCRCGRSSQKPWCDSSHKLGRRSRKPSGPTESAKG from the coding sequence ATGAGTAGCGACGACACACCGGTGATCATCACGGCCTACCAGGACGGGCCACTACTCGTGCGAGGGCCGTTCCGGCTGGTGGACGGCGACGACCAGGAGATCGCCGTACCACGCAAAACCGTGGCGCTGTGCCGCTGCGGTCGCTCCAGCCAAAAGCCATGGTGCGACAGCTCGCACAAGCTGGGACGCCGATCCCGGAAACCGTCCGGTCCAACTGAGTCCGCTAAGGGGTGA
- a CDS encoding MBL fold metallo-hydrolase produces the protein MVSAGTTDEQFPVRVFGGATALFEYGGLRFLTDPTFDAPGDYQVPNGSLTKTAPSSAAPADLGRIDVVLLSHDEHPDNLDNSGRALLAEVSLTLTTPGGALRLGKGARGLADWESIELDRPGGGTITVTGVPAIHGPGEREDVELITGQVVGFVLTGAGLPTVYVSGDNASLDLVQEIAGRFGPVDTAILFAGAPRFPVLFDGALIVLDSAQAVEAVKILGARQVVPVHYDSWVHFTEGRAELVAAFTAAGLIDRLDLG, from the coding sequence GTGGTTTCTGCCGGCACAACCGATGAGCAGTTCCCCGTCCGTGTCTTCGGCGGCGCGACCGCCCTTTTCGAATACGGCGGTCTCAGGTTCCTCACCGACCCGACCTTCGACGCGCCCGGTGACTACCAGGTGCCGAACGGCTCACTTACCAAGACGGCGCCCTCCTCCGCCGCACCGGCCGATCTCGGCCGCATCGACGTGGTCCTGCTCTCGCACGACGAGCACCCGGACAACCTCGACAACTCCGGTCGAGCCCTGCTCGCCGAGGTCTCGCTCACCCTCACCACGCCCGGGGGCGCGCTGCGCTTGGGGAAGGGGGCCAGGGGGCTTGCCGACTGGGAGTCGATCGAGCTGGACCGCCCCGGCGGCGGCACGATCACGGTGACCGGCGTGCCCGCCATCCACGGGCCCGGCGAACGCGAGGATGTCGAACTGATCACCGGCCAGGTCGTCGGATTCGTTCTGACCGGGGCGGGTCTGCCCACGGTCTATGTCAGCGGTGACAACGCCTCGCTCGACCTGGTGCAGGAGATCGCCGGGCGCTTCGGCCCGGTGGATACCGCCATTCTTTTCGCCGGAGCTCCCCGCTTCCCGGTCCTATTCGACGGCGCGCTCATTGTCCTCGACAGCGCCCAGGCCGTCGAGGCTGTCAAGATCCTCGGTGCTCGCCAGGTGGTTCCAGTCCACTACGACAGTTGGGTCCACTTCACCGAGGGCCGTGCGGAATTGGTAGCAGCTTTCACCGCCGCCGGGCTGATCGACCGCTTGGACCTGGGCTGA
- a CDS encoding CGNR zinc finger domain-containing protein, producing the protein MTEVLNAESVPLPAPGAEHYPALDFVNSVIALPGGQYIDFLGTPAAANQWLVERGLAPADAGLGEMCTAQLRSLREQVRALFASRAAALPALPAALSAINDALTRAPTAPLLYWDDKEGPYRAPPCPTGEIVDHALASLAANAADLLTGPDAERLTACGSPPCNRYLLRHGRRHWCSTRCGDRARAARAYARRTQPKAD; encoded by the coding sequence ATGACGGAGGTCTTGAACGCCGAGTCCGTGCCCCTGCCCGCGCCGGGTGCGGAGCACTACCCCGCCCTAGACTTTGTCAACAGCGTCATCGCGTTGCCCGGTGGGCAGTACATCGATTTCCTCGGCACTCCCGCTGCGGCGAATCAGTGGCTCGTGGAACGCGGCCTCGCCCCGGCTGATGCCGGACTCGGGGAAATGTGCACGGCACAGCTGCGCTCGCTACGCGAGCAGGTCAGGGCGTTGTTCGCCTCCCGCGCTGCCGCGCTGCCCGCCTTACCGGCGGCGCTTTCGGCCATCAATGACGCGCTGACCAGGGCCCCCACCGCTCCCCTGCTGTACTGGGACGACAAGGAAGGCCCCTACCGCGCGCCGCCGTGCCCCACCGGTGAGATCGTCGACCATGCTCTGGCGAGCCTCGCAGCCAACGCGGCCGACCTCCTCACCGGCCCCGACGCCGAGCGCCTCACCGCATGCGGTTCTCCCCCCTGCAACCGCTACCTGCTGCGCCACGGCCGCCGCCACTGGTGCTCCACCCGCTGCGGCGACCGCGCCCGCGCCGCCCGCGCCTATGCCCGACGCACCCAGCCGAAGGCTGATTGA